From a region of the Streptomyces caniferus genome:
- a CDS encoding Zn-ribbon domain-containing OB-fold protein, whose translation MPEVLTAPLVVEFPFTRSLGPVQSAFLTGLRERTVLGVTASDGRVVVPPTEYDPVTAEEIRDLVEVGTSGTVTTWAWNPSPRRGQPLTTPFAWVLVRLDGADTALLHALDAPGPDAVRTGMRVRVRWAPERTGAITDIACFEPDDSAAGEGRPGPDDGAEGTGRPAPHSGEFADPVTGITTPARLDYTYAPGRAQSRYLRALSEHRIVGERCPSCRKVYVPPRGACPTCGVATDTQVEVGPGGTVTTFCIVNIKAKNLDIEVPYVYAHIALDGADLALHARIGGIPYDRVRMGLRVEPVWSEDSRFPDHYRPTGEPDADYDSYKELI comes from the coding sequence ATGCCAGAGGTCCTCACGGCACCCCTCGTCGTGGAATTCCCCTTCACCCGCTCGCTCGGGCCCGTCCAGAGCGCCTTCCTCACCGGGCTGCGCGAGCGCACCGTCCTCGGCGTCACGGCGAGCGACGGCCGGGTGGTCGTCCCGCCCACCGAGTACGACCCGGTCACCGCCGAGGAGATCCGCGACCTGGTCGAGGTCGGCACCAGCGGCACCGTCACGACCTGGGCCTGGAACCCGTCCCCCCGCCGCGGCCAGCCGCTCACCACCCCCTTCGCCTGGGTCCTGGTCCGGCTCGACGGCGCCGACACCGCCCTGCTGCACGCACTGGACGCGCCCGGCCCCGACGCCGTACGCACCGGCATGCGGGTCCGCGTCCGCTGGGCCCCGGAGCGCACCGGCGCGATCACCGACATCGCCTGTTTCGAGCCGGACGACAGCGCCGCGGGCGAGGGCCGGCCGGGGCCGGACGACGGCGCCGAAGGGACCGGCCGGCCGGCCCCGCACAGCGGGGAGTTCGCCGACCCCGTCACCGGCATCACCACCCCCGCCCGGCTCGACTACACCTACGCGCCCGGCCGCGCCCAGTCCCGCTACCTCCGGGCGCTCTCGGAGCACCGGATCGTGGGCGAGCGCTGTCCGTCCTGCCGCAAGGTCTACGTCCCGCCCCGCGGTGCCTGCCCCACCTGCGGCGTCGCCACCGACACCCAGGTGGAGGTCGGCCCCGGCGGCACCGTCACCACCTTCTGCATCGTCAACATCAAGGCCAAGAACCTCGACATCGAAGTCCCCTACGTCTACGCCCACATCGCCCTGGACGGCGCCGACCTGGCCCTGCACGCCCGCATCGGAGGCATCCCCTACGACCGGGTCCGCATGGGGCTGCGCGTCGAACCCGTCTGGTCCGAGGACAGCCGCTTCCCCGACCACTACCGCCCCACCGGCGAACCCGATGCCGACTACGACAGCTACAAGGAGCTGATCTGA
- a CDS encoding alpha/beta fold hydrolase — MSDVQKVQVGEVQLAYRVWGEEDAPPAVLLHCLGEDGEDWRGVVGRLAGTHRVYALDQRGHGLSDWPGEYGFARWRDDAIGFLQALGLERVALIGHSLGAVAALLLAADRPELVDRLVLEEVPPPVPADPPQEVPEQPDGPQPFDWHAKAAVVAERNAPDPAWWDAPAKVTAPTLVIGGGSSHIPQDHLAGLAERIPDARLVTVEGAGHLVHEERPGEFLAAVTSFLAP; from the coding sequence ATGAGTGACGTCCAGAAAGTGCAGGTCGGTGAGGTCCAGCTGGCGTACCGGGTGTGGGGGGAGGAGGACGCGCCCCCGGCCGTGCTGCTGCACTGCCTCGGGGAGGACGGCGAGGACTGGCGCGGCGTCGTCGGCCGGCTCGCCGGCACCCATCGGGTCTACGCCCTCGACCAGCGCGGACACGGCCTCAGCGACTGGCCCGGGGAGTACGGCTTCGCGCGGTGGCGGGACGATGCGATCGGCTTCCTGCAGGCGCTCGGCCTGGAGCGGGTGGCCCTCATCGGGCACTCGCTGGGCGCGGTGGCCGCCCTGCTGCTGGCCGCGGACCGGCCCGAGCTGGTGGACCGGCTGGTCCTGGAGGAAGTGCCTCCGCCGGTGCCCGCCGACCCGCCGCAGGAGGTGCCGGAGCAACCGGACGGCCCGCAGCCGTTCGACTGGCACGCCAAGGCCGCGGTGGTGGCGGAGCGCAATGCGCCCGACCCCGCGTGGTGGGACGCACCGGCGAAGGTGACCGCACCGACCCTGGTCATCGGCGGCGGGTCCAGCCATATCCCGCAGGACCACCTTGCCGGCCTGGCCGAGCGGATCCCCGATGCCCGCCTGGTGACGGTGGAGGGGGCCGGACACCTCGTCCACGAGGAGCGCCCCGGGGAATTCCTCGCCGCGGTCACCTCGTTCCTCGCGCCGTAG
- a CDS encoding thiolase domain-containing protein, which produces MSKEPVAVVGIGQTKHVAARRDVSIAGLVREAARCALDDAELTWADIDAVVIGKAPDFFEGVMMPELYLADALGAVGKPMLRVHTAGSVGGSTALVAANLVAARVHRTVLTLAFEKQSESNAMWGLSLPIPFQQPLLAGAGGFFAPHVRAYMRRTGAPDTVGSLVAYKDRRNALKNSYAHLHEHDLTLEKVQASPMLWDPIRYSETCPSSDGACAMILTDRTGAARSPHPAAWVHGGAMRSEPTLFAGKDFVSPQAGKDCAADVYRQAGITAPRRQIDAVEMYVPFSWYEPMWLENLGFAEEGEGWKLTESGVTELDGDLPVNPSGGVLSTNPIGASGMIRFAEAALQVRGQAGEHQVDGARRALGHAYGGGSQFFSMWLVGADAPAT; this is translated from the coding sequence ATGAGCAAGGAGCCCGTGGCCGTCGTCGGCATCGGCCAGACCAAACACGTCGCCGCGCGCCGCGACGTCTCGATCGCCGGACTCGTCCGTGAAGCGGCCCGATGCGCTCTGGACGATGCCGAGTTGACCTGGGCGGACATCGACGCCGTGGTGATCGGCAAGGCCCCCGATTTCTTCGAGGGCGTGATGATGCCCGAGCTGTACCTCGCCGACGCGCTGGGCGCCGTCGGCAAACCGATGCTGCGGGTGCACACCGCCGGCTCGGTCGGCGGCTCCACCGCCCTGGTCGCGGCCAACCTCGTCGCCGCCCGCGTCCACCGCACCGTCCTGACCCTCGCCTTCGAGAAACAGTCCGAGTCCAATGCCATGTGGGGCCTGTCCCTGCCGATCCCCTTCCAGCAGCCCCTGCTGGCCGGCGCCGGCGGCTTCTTCGCCCCGCACGTCCGCGCCTACATGCGGCGCACCGGAGCCCCCGACACCGTCGGCTCCCTCGTCGCCTACAAGGACCGTCGCAACGCCCTCAAGAACTCCTACGCCCACCTCCACGAGCACGACCTCACCCTCGAAAAGGTCCAGGCCTCGCCGATGCTCTGGGACCCGATCCGTTACTCCGAGACCTGCCCGTCGTCCGACGGCGCCTGCGCGATGATCCTCACCGACCGCACCGGAGCCGCCCGCTCACCGCACCCCGCGGCCTGGGTGCACGGCGGAGCCATGCGCAGCGAACCCACCCTCTTCGCCGGCAAGGACTTCGTCTCCCCGCAGGCCGGCAAGGACTGCGCCGCCGACGTCTACCGGCAGGCCGGCATCACCGCCCCGCGCCGGCAGATCGACGCGGTGGAGATGTACGTCCCCTTCAGCTGGTACGAGCCGATGTGGCTGGAGAACCTGGGCTTCGCCGAGGAGGGCGAGGGCTGGAAGCTCACCGAATCGGGCGTCACCGAACTGGACGGCGACCTCCCCGTCAACCCGTCCGGCGGGGTGCTGTCCACCAACCCCATCGGCGCGTCCGGAATGATCCGCTTCGCGGAGGCCGCCCTCCAGGTGCGCGGACAGGCCGGCGAGCATCAAGTCGACGGTGCCAGGCGTGCGTTGGGGCATGCGTACGGCGGCGGCTCCCAGTTCTTCTCGATGTGGCTGGTGGGCGCCGACGCACCGGCCACCTGA
- a CDS encoding thiolase domain-containing protein has product MRDVAIVAFGQSDHVRDSAETSEVEMLMPVLHDVLAQTGLAARDIDFTCSGSSDYLAGRAFSFTMALDGVGAWPPISESHVEMDGAWALYEAWVKLLTGEAETALVYAYGKSSPGEVRDVLTRQLDPYYLAPLWPDSVALAALQARALIDAGLTDERALAGIAARSRAAAASHPHAQLRGEVPAGELLVAPLRTGDCPPIGDGAAAVVLAAGDTARRLTGRPAWIRGLDHRIEAHSPGVRDLTDSPSTRLAAERAGAFTRPVDTAELHAPFTSQEVVLRRALRLDAPDSRVCVNPSGGALAANPVMAAGLIRLGEAAARIQRGASDRALAHATSGPCLQHNLVAVLEGE; this is encoded by the coding sequence ATGCGCGATGTCGCCATCGTCGCCTTCGGGCAGAGCGATCACGTCCGCGACAGCGCGGAGACCTCCGAGGTCGAGATGCTGATGCCGGTGCTCCACGACGTGCTGGCGCAAACCGGCCTGGCGGCCCGGGACATCGACTTCACCTGCTCCGGCTCGTCCGACTACCTCGCCGGCCGGGCCTTCTCCTTCACCATGGCCCTGGACGGCGTCGGCGCCTGGCCGCCGATCTCCGAATCCCATGTCGAGATGGACGGCGCCTGGGCGCTGTACGAGGCCTGGGTGAAGCTCCTCACCGGCGAGGCGGAGACCGCACTCGTCTACGCCTACGGCAAGTCCTCGCCCGGCGAGGTCCGCGACGTCCTCACCCGCCAGCTCGACCCGTACTACCTCGCCCCGCTGTGGCCCGACTCCGTCGCGCTCGCCGCCCTCCAGGCCCGAGCCCTGATCGACGCGGGGCTCACCGACGAGCGGGCACTCGCCGGTATCGCGGCCCGCAGCCGCGCGGCCGCCGCGTCCCACCCGCACGCCCAGCTGCGCGGTGAGGTGCCCGCGGGCGAACTGCTCGTCGCCCCGCTGCGCACCGGCGACTGCCCGCCCATCGGCGACGGTGCGGCCGCCGTCGTCCTCGCCGCAGGCGACACCGCCCGCCGGCTGACCGGCCGCCCCGCCTGGATCCGCGGCCTCGACCACCGCATCGAGGCACACAGCCCGGGCGTCCGCGACCTCACCGACTCCCCGTCCACCCGGCTCGCCGCCGAGCGCGCCGGCGCGTTCACCCGGCCGGTCGACACCGCCGAACTGCACGCGCCCTTCACCTCCCAGGAGGTCGTGCTGCGCCGCGCCCTGAGACTCGACGCGCCGGACAGCAGGGTGTGCGTCAACCCGTCCGGCGGCGCACTGGCCGCCAACCCCGTCATGGCCGCGGGCCTGATCCGCCTCGGCGAGGCCGCCGCCCGCATCCAGCGGGGCGCATCCGACCGCGCCCTCGCCCACGCCACCTCGGGGCCGTGCCTGCAGCACAACCTGGTCGCCGTCCTGGAGGGTGAGTGA
- a CDS encoding acyl-CoA synthetase, translated as MEYNLADLFESIVDTVPDREALVYVDHPGTGSERRLTYAELDRAANRLAHHLADHGIGPGSHVGLHLYNGIEYLQAVYACLKIRAVPVNVNYRYVEEELVYLYRDADLVALVFDAEFTERVAAALPQAPGLRHLVRVGIPPAGVPEPRIAPVALPDAEAAASPARGFGPRSADDQLVIYTGGTTGMPKGVMWRHEDLFFAGMGGGAPTGEPVRRPQELAERVAAGGDGIVFFPAPPLMHGTSTLTAFIAFHFGQKVVVHRKYVPEEVLRTIEQERVTSVSLVGDAMLRPLVDALAGPLKGTDCSSLFSVSSSGAILSETVRAQFQALLPQVMLLNNFGSSESGFNGTATADSGPGKGFRLQVNSRTAVVDLATYEPVPPGEVGRIALRGHVPLGYYNDPKKTAETFFEAHGERWVLLGDMATVDEAGIVTVLGRGSQCINSGGEKVYPEEVEQALKAHPDVYDALVAGVPDERWGNRVAAVVQLRPDAAPLDLEGLQLHCRSRLAGYKIPRAVVFTDRIRRSPSGKADYRWARAVAAGERTG; from the coding sequence GTGGAGTACAACCTTGCCGACCTCTTCGAGTCGATCGTCGACACGGTCCCCGACCGCGAGGCGCTGGTGTACGTCGACCATCCGGGGACCGGCAGCGAACGGCGGCTGACCTACGCCGAACTGGACCGCGCCGCCAATCGCCTGGCCCACCACCTCGCCGACCACGGCATCGGCCCCGGATCGCACGTCGGACTGCACCTCTACAACGGCATCGAATACCTCCAGGCCGTCTACGCCTGCCTGAAGATCCGGGCCGTCCCGGTGAACGTCAACTACCGCTATGTGGAAGAGGAACTGGTCTACCTCTACCGGGACGCCGACCTGGTGGCGCTGGTCTTCGACGCGGAGTTCACCGAGCGGGTGGCCGCCGCCCTCCCCCAGGCACCCGGATTACGGCACCTCGTACGGGTCGGCATCCCGCCCGCCGGCGTCCCCGAGCCACGGATCGCACCCGTCGCGCTCCCGGACGCCGAGGCCGCCGCCTCCCCCGCGCGCGGCTTCGGGCCGCGCTCGGCCGACGACCAGCTCGTGATCTACACCGGCGGCACCACCGGTATGCCCAAGGGCGTGATGTGGCGCCACGAGGACCTCTTCTTCGCCGGGATGGGCGGCGGCGCGCCGACCGGTGAGCCGGTCCGACGGCCGCAGGAACTGGCCGAGCGGGTCGCGGCCGGCGGCGACGGCATCGTCTTCTTCCCCGCTCCCCCGCTGATGCACGGCACCTCCACGCTGACCGCGTTCATCGCCTTCCACTTCGGCCAGAAGGTCGTCGTGCACCGCAAATACGTGCCCGAGGAAGTGCTGCGGACCATCGAGCAGGAGCGGGTCACCAGCGTGTCGCTCGTCGGCGATGCGATGCTGCGCCCGCTCGTCGACGCCCTCGCCGGGCCGCTCAAGGGCACCGACTGCTCCTCGCTGTTCAGCGTCAGCAGCTCCGGCGCGATCCTCTCCGAGACCGTCCGCGCCCAGTTCCAGGCCCTGCTGCCGCAGGTCATGCTGCTCAACAACTTCGGCTCGTCCGAGTCCGGGTTCAACGGCACCGCCACCGCCGACTCGGGCCCCGGCAAGGGCTTCCGCCTGCAGGTCAACTCCCGTACGGCAGTGGTGGACCTGGCGACCTACGAGCCGGTCCCGCCGGGCGAGGTGGGCCGTATCGCGCTGCGCGGGCATGTCCCGCTGGGCTACTACAACGACCCGAAGAAGACCGCCGAGACGTTCTTCGAGGCACACGGGGAGCGGTGGGTACTGCTGGGCGATATGGCGACCGTGGACGAGGCGGGCATCGTCACCGTCCTCGGCCGGGGCTCGCAGTGCATCAACTCCGGTGGCGAGAAGGTCTATCCGGAGGAGGTCGAACAGGCGCTGAAGGCGCATCCGGACGTCTATGACGCGCTGGTGGCGGGCGTGCCGGACGAGCGGTGGGGCAATCGCGTGGCGGCCGTGGTGCAACTGCGGCCCGACGCGGCGCCCTTGGACCTCGAAGGGCTCCAGCTCCACTGCCGCAGCCGGTTGGCGGGGTACAAGATTCCGCGCGCCGTCGTCTTCACCGACCGCATCCGTCGTTCGCCCAGCGGCAAGGCGGACTACCGCTGGGCGAGGGCGGTGGCGGCGGGCGAACGGACGGGCTGA
- a CDS encoding chorismate mutase: protein MQLTPSIRSALAAGAAAVVLFTGTGTAVAAPAARPAAPDARPAAEAVATAHSPYGQLRPFAELSAERLATGDLVAAAKWGTDSPIDDPAREREVLNAVAEQARQQGADPAATVRVFRDQIEANKIVQRGLHRKWDADPGQAPTERPDLQQVRKEINRINGALVGALARSPYARSAPYCAPLLTAAAAKVRHERHLDGLHTVALARSLRSVCAGIRPPAAPAP from the coding sequence GTGCAGCTGACCCCCTCGATACGGAGCGCACTGGCCGCCGGCGCGGCCGCGGTCGTCCTGTTCACCGGAACCGGTACGGCCGTCGCGGCGCCGGCTGCCCGCCCGGCCGCACCGGATGCCCGCCCGGCCGCGGAAGCTGTCGCCACCGCACACTCCCCGTACGGCCAACTCCGGCCGTTCGCCGAGCTGTCCGCGGAGCGGTTGGCCACCGGCGATCTGGTGGCCGCGGCGAAGTGGGGCACCGACAGCCCGATCGACGATCCGGCGCGTGAGCGGGAGGTGCTGAACGCGGTGGCGGAGCAGGCCCGGCAGCAGGGCGCCGATCCGGCCGCCACGGTGCGGGTCTTCCGGGATCAGATCGAGGCCAACAAGATCGTGCAGCGGGGGCTGCACCGCAAGTGGGACGCGGACCCCGGGCAGGCGCCGACCGAACGGCCCGACCTCCAGCAGGTGCGCAAGGAGATCAACCGCATCAACGGCGCGCTGGTGGGGGCCCTGGCCCGCTCCCCGTACGCCCGCTCGGCGCCGTACTGCGCTCCGCTGCTGACCGCGGCCGCTGCGAAGGTGCGCCACGAGCGGCACCTGGACGGGCTGCACACGGTGGCCCTGGCCCGTTCGCTGCGGTCGGTCTGCGCCGGGATCCGACCCCCGGCGGCCCCGGCACCGTAG
- a CDS encoding crotonase/enoyl-CoA hydratase family protein encodes MGSTEHLSVERLGATLVLTLNRPEAKNALSLPMLVGLYDGWITADEDDTIRSVVLTGAGGTFCAGMDLKALAGDGMTGEQYRDRLSADPDLHWKAMLRHHRPRKPVIAAVEGHCVAGGTEILQGTDIRVAGESATFGLFEVRRGLFPIGGSTVRLARQIPRTHALEMLLTGRPYPAREAERIGLIGHVVPEGTALDKALEIAELINGCGPLAVEAVKASVYETAEMTETDGLKAELARGWPVFDTADAKEGSRAFAEKRPPVYRRA; translated from the coding sequence ATGGGCAGCACGGAACATCTGTCGGTGGAGCGCCTCGGCGCCACACTGGTGCTCACCCTCAACCGGCCGGAGGCGAAGAACGCACTCTCGCTGCCGATGCTGGTGGGCCTGTACGACGGCTGGATCACCGCCGACGAGGACGACACGATCCGCTCCGTCGTCCTCACCGGCGCCGGCGGGACCTTCTGCGCCGGCATGGACCTCAAGGCCCTCGCGGGCGACGGCATGACCGGTGAGCAGTACCGCGACCGACTGAGCGCCGACCCCGATCTGCACTGGAAGGCCATGCTGCGGCACCACCGCCCCCGCAAACCCGTGATCGCCGCCGTCGAGGGCCACTGCGTCGCGGGCGGGACCGAGATCCTCCAGGGCACCGACATCCGGGTCGCCGGTGAGAGCGCCACCTTCGGGCTCTTCGAGGTCCGGCGCGGACTGTTCCCGATCGGCGGCTCCACCGTCCGCCTCGCCCGCCAGATCCCCCGCACCCACGCCCTGGAAATGCTGCTCACCGGCCGGCCCTACCCCGCGCGCGAGGCCGAACGCATCGGCCTGATCGGCCACGTCGTGCCCGAGGGAACCGCGCTGGACAAGGCCCTGGAGATCGCGGAACTGATCAACGGCTGCGGACCACTCGCCGTCGAGGCCGTCAAGGCCTCCGTCTACGAGACCGCCGAGATGACCGAGACCGACGGGCTGAAGGCCGAACTCGCCCGTGGCTGGCCCGTGTTCGACACCGCCGACGCCAAAGAGGGCTCCCGGGCCTTCGCCGAGAAGCGCCCACCCGTCTACCGGCGCGCCTGA
- a CDS encoding DUF397 domain-containing protein, which produces MTDSITEQRLVGGPRPDLDLTQAEWQSSTQGVGGVQIAFVEGYIAMRNRRSPELPALIFTPAEWRAFVLDAREGEFDLT; this is translated from the coding sequence GTGACCGACAGCATCACCGAGCAGCGCCTCGTGGGCGGGCCCAGGCCCGATCTCGACCTGACGCAGGCCGAGTGGCAGTCGAGCACCCAGGGCGTGGGCGGCGTCCAGATCGCCTTCGTCGAGGGCTACATCGCGATGCGCAACCGCCGCAGCCCGGAGCTCCCGGCATTGATCTTCACCCCCGCCGAGTGGCGCGCCTTCGTCCTCGACGCCCGCGAGGGCGAATTCGATCTCACCTGA